Proteins encoded in a region of the Cyanobacteria bacterium QS_8_64_29 genome:
- a CDS encoding 50S ribosomal protein L9 produces MAKRLQVVLHQDVRKLGRTDDLVDVTPGYARNYLVPQGLASIATDSALKQREHRQAKERQRQLEAKREAEAAKTALETVGRFPIQKQVGEGKAIFGTVTAQEVADTISETTGHTIDRRGISLPEDINQTGFYQAEVKLHPEVTAQVQIQVVPS; encoded by the coding sequence ATGGCAAAGCGCTTGCAAGTCGTCCTGCACCAGGACGTTCGCAAACTCGGCCGAACCGACGATCTGGTGGATGTGACGCCCGGCTACGCGCGCAACTACCTGGTCCCGCAGGGCCTAGCCAGCATCGCCACCGACAGCGCTCTCAAGCAGCGCGAGCACCGCCAGGCCAAGGAGCGGCAGCGCCAGCTCGAGGCCAAGCGCGAAGCTGAGGCCGCCAAGACGGCGCTCGAGACGGTGGGCCGCTTTCCCATTCAAAAGCAAGTGGGCGAGGGCAAGGCCATTTTCGGCACGGTCACGGCGCAGGAAGTGGCCGATACTATTAGCGAAACCACCGGCCATACCATCGACCGGCGCGGCATTAGCCTGCCCGAGGACATCAACCAGACGGGATTCTATCAGGCCGAGGTCAAGCTGCACCCCGAGGTGACCGCGCAGGTGCAGATTCAAGTCGTTCCCAGTTAA
- the dnaB gene encoding replicative DNA helicase, producing MANATHVQPPGDTLPPQNVEAEESILGGILLDPQGMGRVAEILAPEAFYLQAHQQIYRAALRLYQQNQPTDLISVTNWLQDRGELEQAGGSAKLAQLVDRTVSAVNIDGYGALVQDKYLRRRLISAGNEIAALGYDTAQALESVLDRAEQKLFALTQARSQQGLVPIAEPLAQTFENIENRQVANKLPGIDCGFYDLDAMTSGLQRSDLIVCAGRPSMGKTAFGLNIARNIASDRQLPVAIFSLEMSKEQLSQRLLAGEAEIDSSRLRSGRLAQTDTEPIVRAIGYLSELPIYIEDTANMTVTQMRSQARRLQAERGDLGLVLLDYLQLMEGQGSDNRVQELSRITRSLKTLARELNVPVIALSQLSRGVEQRTNKRPMLSDLRESGSIEQDADVVLMLYRDEYYNPDSPDRDTAEAIVTKHRNGPTGTVKLLFNPELAQFRNMAR from the coding sequence ATGGCGAACGCCACCCACGTTCAACCGCCCGGCGATACCCTGCCGCCCCAGAACGTCGAGGCGGAGGAGTCCATCCTGGGCGGCATCCTGCTCGATCCGCAGGGCATGGGGCGCGTGGCCGAAATTCTGGCCCCGGAGGCGTTTTACCTGCAGGCGCACCAGCAAATCTATCGGGCAGCGCTACGCCTCTACCAGCAAAACCAGCCCACCGACCTGATCTCGGTTACCAATTGGCTGCAGGATCGCGGCGAGCTGGAGCAAGCGGGCGGATCGGCCAAGCTAGCGCAACTGGTCGATCGCACCGTCTCGGCGGTCAACATTGACGGCTACGGGGCGCTGGTCCAGGACAAGTACCTGCGCCGGCGGCTCATTAGCGCCGGCAACGAAATTGCCGCCCTGGGCTACGACACGGCGCAAGCGCTGGAATCGGTGCTCGATCGCGCCGAGCAAAAGCTGTTTGCCCTGACCCAAGCGCGGTCCCAGCAGGGGTTGGTCCCCATCGCCGAGCCGCTGGCGCAAACCTTCGAGAACATCGAAAACCGCCAGGTCGCCAACAAGCTGCCGGGGATCGACTGCGGCTTTTACGATTTGGACGCCATGACCAGCGGCCTGCAGCGCTCCGATTTGATCGTCTGCGCCGGTCGCCCCTCCATGGGCAAAACGGCCTTTGGGCTCAACATCGCGCGCAACATCGCCAGCGACCGGCAGCTGCCGGTGGCGATCTTCAGCCTGGAGATGTCGAAGGAGCAGCTCTCGCAGCGCCTGCTGGCCGGCGAAGCCGAGATCGATAGCAGCCGCTTGCGCTCGGGCCGCCTGGCGCAAACCGATACGGAGCCCATCGTCCGGGCCATCGGCTACCTCTCGGAGCTGCCGATCTACATCGAGGACACCGCCAACATGACGGTCACCCAGATGCGATCGCAGGCCCGCCGCCTGCAGGCCGAGCGCGGCGATTTGGGCCTGGTCCTGCTCGATTACCTGCAGCTGATGGAGGGACAGGGCAGCGACAACCGCGTGCAGGAACTCTCGCGCATCACCCGCAGCCTCAAAACCCTGGCGCGCGAGCTCAACGTGCCCGTCATTGCCCTGTCCCAGCTCAGTCGGGGCGTGGAGCAGCGCACCAACAAGCGCCCCATGCTATCGGACCTGCGCGAGTCGGGCAGCATCGAGCAGGATGCGGATGTGGTCCTAATGCTGTATCGGGACGAGTACTACAACCCCGACTCTCCCGATCGCGACACCGCCGAAGCCATCGTCACCAAACACCGCAACGGTCCGACGGGGACCGTCAAGTTGCTGTTCAACCCCGAGCTGGCCCAGTTTCGCAACATGGCCCGCTAG